From the Lacipirellulaceae bacterium genome, the window GCTGCGCTTGCCTCAAAATCTTCGTCTTTCCCCTGGTTTAAGCCACTATTCAGCGGAATCATAATCCGCGTGTCGGGGGTTCGAGTCCCTCCACCGCTACTTGCGTCTGTGGACGCAATTTCTTGGCGTTGTCTCTCACGCTCCGGCAGTGATTTGTGCGCTTCAACGCTGTTCTCTGCTGCCTGGGCTTCTTTCTAGCAGCGCAGTTTCCCATTGGAAGTGATGGATTGAATCGATTGTATGGATTGCGTGAACTGCAAGTAGATTGCAAGGTCGTGGAGGCAAGCTACCTTTTCAGAGCTAGCCCGCAAGCAACCTGAAGATGCCCCCATGAAGACTCGGCTCCGACCTCTATCGCACGATTCGTCTCCGCAGCCGATCGATGCTGCGCGCTCAGCCGAAGAGTCTTTGCTTGCCTTGGAAGCCGGTTTGAGAGAAGTGACGTCCCCAAATGTGGAGCAAGCCTCAGAGGCGAAGCAGGTTAACATTGCCCATGTGCCCTCAAAGCGTCCCGTTGCGCGAATTGTCATTGCGTCAATTTTGGCGATGGGCTTGCTCGCTGCCGGATACGTGGTTTGGTCGTGCTTCTTTCGGTTCAGCGCTCACGGAGTCGTGGTGGCTCACTCTGCTGAACTGACTGCACCATGGGCGGGTTGGATCACAGAAGTTCACATCAGATCAGGCCAGTCTGTGCAGCAGGGCGATCTCCTAGCTACCGTCGTGAACCCCGATCTTGATGCATCTGCAGAAGCGCTGGAAGACCAGCTTCGCATGGCTCAGGCAGAATTGAATGGGGAAGAAGCTCGTTTGAGGGCAAGCTTTCTCGCTCGACAAGACCAATATCTGCAACTGAGATCACAGTATCTTGAGCTGCAAGGAAGGCTGGGAACGGAGACGGCAAAGAGCGAAGAATTTCTTGCAAACCGAAGTCGATTAGAGCCGCTTCTTGATTCTTCGATCGTAAGCGAACAACGAATCGAATCCTTGCGCTCTCGCCACGAGGGGAGTCGCTCACGCGCCGCTGCTTTGCAGAGCATGATCTCCACGCTGGAGAAACGCCTGGAACAGGCTCCGTCACAGGAATACGACGCTGCTTTGCTCGGCCCCATAGAAGCTAAGGTCGATCAACTCACAGCGCAACTAGAACGGCTTAGACTGAAACGCGAGCGGGGAGCGATCCGCGCTCCTTTTGCAGGAAAGGTAGTGAGAGTCCACGGACATGTAGGCGAGCCTTGTAGCTTCGAGCGACCGATCATCCAGTTACTTGACACCGGCTCTTTTGAGATCCAAGTCAATGTCGAGGCGGATCGCTTAGTGCAATTTGCCGTCGGAGAGCAAATTGAAGCTTTGGTAGGCAGAGCGCAGTCCGCTGTCACTTGTGATATTGAGGCTGTCGGCCCAAAGTACGAAGAGATCGCGCCGCTCGGGACTAATAGTACTGCGAGGCAAAAACTTATTCCTGTCTACCTAAAACTTCCTCAAGATTTGCCAGAGGGTTTGATCTTGCGTGACGGCGAGATCGTTCACATCCCGACCGTGTGGGGGATTTGAGATGAATCTAGAATCAAACCTGCTAGAGGGACGCGTCGAGAACTCAGGAAGTGTCGCCACCAATAGTGGAAGTCTGAAGCCTTGGCATTTACTGCTCGTTGAAGGCGACGTTGTCGATGCAATGAAGACGAAACTTGCCCTGCACGAGCGTTTGCCCGTTGACTCGACACTTCACCACGTCACAGCATTTAGTTCTGCCCTGAGCCATCTAGAAGGCCACGCTGCAGATGCGATTCTCGTAGGATATTCCTTTGTAGAATCGCAAACCGATGCCCCCTTGCAGGAACTTATTCAGAATCCCAGTGGCGTTCCCGTTGTGATCCTCTCAGGCGAGAGTCACACGGATGCGGTGATGCGAGCGGGACGTCTCGGAGCGAGGGACTTTCTCTCGAAAGATCGAGTTACTGGCGAAGCAATTGTTGGGGCACTTCGGCCGATTGTTCTTGGTAGTGAAGGTAAAGCGGAAGGCAACCCTGATGAAAGACGCATGGCGGCACGTCATGATTCAGTGGCTGCCGCGGTCG encodes:
- a CDS encoding biotin/lipoyl-binding protein, which gives rise to MKTRLRPLSHDSSPQPIDAARSAEESLLALEAGLREVTSPNVEQASEAKQVNIAHVPSKRPVARIVIASILAMGLLAAGYVVWSCFFRFSAHGVVVAHSAELTAPWAGWITEVHIRSGQSVQQGDLLATVVNPDLDASAEALEDQLRMAQAELNGEEARLRASFLARQDQYLQLRSQYLELQGRLGTETAKSEEFLANRSRLEPLLDSSIVSEQRIESLRSRHEGSRSRAAALQSMISTLEKRLEQAPSQEYDAALLGPIEAKVDQLTAQLERLRLKRERGAIRAPFAGKVVRVHGHVGEPCSFERPIIQLLDTGSFEIQVNVEADRLVQFAVGEQIEALVGRAQSAVTCDIEAVGPKYEEIAPLGTNSTARQKLIPVYLKLPQDLPEGLILRDGEIVHIPTVWGI